A genomic stretch from Acidimicrobiia bacterium includes:
- a CDS encoding TIGR03619 family F420-dependent LLM class oxidoreductase, with translation MTTIVPDGELVYGMQLQVQAKSKTFAEDWEADAGAAELAAIVRKADETGFFYVAVCDHLAVTKPLDAHMGSTWYDTVATLGWIAGITRRVRILSHVYVLSYRHPLQAAKSFMTLDELSGGRAILGVGAGHLEGEFALLGLDYAGRGAVTDAAIDVVREAFTHEYPDVRTPYWGHLHDGAMAPRPRQARLPIWVGGSSKAALRRAAERGDGWLPQGTPRADMPAQIAYLLEHRRETRGDEPIDLGTITELLYVGTPGWDVGEATLAGSPDSIAARLNEFGAMGVGHLQIRFRNRSLDELLDQMDAFHRDVAPHLTRSS, from the coding sequence GTGACCACGATCGTCCCCGACGGGGAGCTGGTCTACGGCATGCAGCTCCAGGTGCAGGCGAAGAGCAAGACCTTCGCCGAGGACTGGGAGGCTGACGCCGGGGCCGCCGAGCTCGCCGCCATCGTCCGCAAGGCCGACGAGACCGGCTTCTTCTACGTGGCCGTCTGCGACCACCTGGCGGTCACGAAGCCGCTGGACGCCCACATGGGCTCCACCTGGTACGACACCGTGGCGACGCTCGGGTGGATCGCCGGCATCACCCGCCGGGTGCGGATCCTCTCGCACGTCTACGTGCTGAGCTACCGCCACCCGCTGCAGGCCGCGAAGTCGTTCATGACCCTCGATGAGCTGTCAGGCGGCCGGGCCATCCTCGGTGTCGGCGCCGGCCACCTCGAGGGCGAGTTCGCGCTGCTGGGCCTCGACTACGCCGGCCGGGGCGCCGTCACCGACGCCGCCATCGACGTGGTGCGGGAGGCGTTCACGCACGAGTACCCGGACGTGCGGACCCCGTACTGGGGCCACCTCCACGACGGCGCGATGGCCCCCCGGCCCCGGCAGGCGCGGCTGCCGATCTGGGTGGGCGGCTCGTCGAAGGCGGCGCTGCGGCGAGCGGCCGAGCGCGGCGACGGCTGGCTGCCTCAGGGCACGCCCCGCGCCGACATGCCGGCGCAGATCGCCTACCTCCTCGAGCACCGCCGGGAGACGCGCGGCGACGAGCCGATCGACCTCGGCACGATCACCGAGCTCCTCTACGTCGGCACGCCCGGGTGGGACGTCGGCGAGGCGACGCTCGCCGGCAGCCCGGACTCGATCGCGGCGCGCCTCAACGAGTTCGGGGCGATGGGCGTCGGCCATCTCCAGATCCGGTTCCGGAACCGCTCCCTCGACGAGCTCCTCGACCAGATGGACGCCTTCCACCGCGACGTCGCCCCGCACCTGACCCGGTCAAGCTGA
- a CDS encoding amidohydrolase family protein produces the protein MPADQLVIDADGHTYEPDDLWVERMDGGRWGDWIPRKVVEDEVYEVFYLGGRVRGGGRELQDRMAAAVGMTPREFFDLLQSLRVPGGHDPKARVRDMDADGIDAAVLYPSQALFYGPCDPIDALHDVEFVTACIRAYNDWVSEYCAAFPNRLFGIGGVPLQDIDRAVAEAQRAVGELGLRGVFVRPSAYVDELPLNHSVYDPFWAAVQELDVPVAFHPGVHVDTPGACRKFGLVAEDENMMITNMAMDELHGGSGLGQAVGNTVDMIVTLGRLLMGGVCERFPGLRLLFLESGGGWIPTQLERMDEQVRAFPLEQRWLSMLPSEYFQRQCWAGFEAEEWNLAACAGFLGADRILWASDYPHPEYHPGIVDELRKGLEGLDVAAQTRILGRNAVDAYQLPL, from the coding sequence ATGCCGGCCGACCAGCTTGTGATCGACGCCGACGGCCACACCTACGAGCCCGACGACCTCTGGGTCGAGCGGATGGACGGGGGCCGGTGGGGGGACTGGATCCCGCGCAAGGTCGTCGAGGACGAGGTGTACGAGGTCTTCTACCTCGGCGGACGGGTCCGGGGCGGCGGCCGGGAGCTCCAGGACCGCATGGCCGCCGCGGTCGGCATGACGCCCCGCGAGTTCTTCGACCTGCTCCAGAGCCTGCGCGTGCCCGGCGGGCACGACCCGAAGGCCCGGGTGCGCGACATGGACGCCGACGGCATCGACGCCGCCGTCCTCTACCCGTCCCAGGCCCTCTTCTACGGCCCGTGCGACCCGATCGACGCCCTCCACGACGTGGAGTTCGTCACCGCCTGCATCCGCGCCTACAACGACTGGGTGTCGGAGTACTGCGCCGCGTTCCCGAACCGGCTCTTCGGCATCGGCGGCGTCCCGCTCCAGGACATCGACCGTGCCGTCGCCGAGGCGCAGCGGGCGGTCGGCGAGCTGGGCCTGCGCGGCGTGTTCGTCCGCCCCTCGGCGTACGTCGACGAGCTCCCGCTGAACCACTCGGTGTACGACCCGTTCTGGGCCGCGGTGCAGGAGCTGGACGTCCCGGTGGCGTTCCACCCTGGCGTCCACGTCGACACGCCGGGTGCGTGCCGGAAGTTCGGTCTCGTCGCCGAGGACGAGAACATGATGATCACGAACATGGCGATGGACGAGCTGCACGGCGGCTCCGGCCTCGGCCAGGCGGTCGGCAACACCGTCGACATGATCGTCACGCTCGGGCGGCTGCTCATGGGGGGCGTGTGCGAGCGCTTCCCGGGCCTGCGGCTGCTGTTCCTCGAGTCGGGTGGCGGCTGGATCCCGACCCAGCTCGAGCGCATGGACGAGCAGGTGCGGGCGTTCCCGCTCGAGCAGCGCTGGCTCTCGATGCTCCCGAGCGAGTACTTCCAGCGGCAGTGCTGGGCCGGGTTCGAGGCCGAGGAGTGGAACCTCGCCGCCTGCGCCGGGTTCCTCGGCGCCGACCGGATCCTGTGGGCCTCGGACTACCCCCACCCCGAGTACCACCCCGGCATCGTCGACGAGCTCCGCAAGGGTCTCGAGGGCCTCGACGTCGCCGCCCAGACGCGCATCCTCGGGCGCAACGCGGTCGACGCCTACCAGCTGCCCCTGTGA